A genome region from Hevea brasiliensis isolate MT/VB/25A 57/8 chromosome 9, ASM3005281v1, whole genome shotgun sequence includes the following:
- the LOC110645702 gene encoding pentatricopeptide repeat-containing protein GUN1, chloroplastic, protein MASTPPHCSITANKRNQNHQKRCRRWTNHNVSLAKPPLPSSPHNAPKPGASTAATTNAQNQPFPSLATLQSQKSQLAADFSGRRRFVSKLHIGRPKSTLSIRHTLVAEEALQHVVLYGKDDQTLENVLLNFESRLCSSDDYTFLLRKLGDRGDSSKAIRCFEFAMRREKRKNEQGKLASAMISTLGRLGKVELAEAVFETALREGYGNTVYTFSALISAYGKSGYWNDAFKVFYSMEAYGLKPNLVSYNAVIDACAIGGVEFKKAVEIFDEMFKNGVQPDLITFNSLLSVCSRGGQWEAARNLFTELINRGIDLDIFTYNTIVDAFCKAGQMDAALEIISEMPGKNVLPNVVTYSTMVRGYGKAGRLDEALNLFNKMKFLGLSLDLISYNTLVSAFAMLGRFEEAWDVCKEMENSGIRKDVATYNALLGGYGKQRMYDEVREVFKEMKEACISPNLLTYSTLIDVYSKGGLYEEAMEIFREFEKAGLKADVVLYTALIDTMCKNGLVESAVTLLDEMTKEGIRPNVVTYNSIIDAFGLSAITQHVVDDAGEASEFQVKSSSSSVVQEATESRVTDREDDRIIKIFGKLAAEKASQENNCGRQELLCILGVFQKMRELEIKPNVVTFSSILNACSRCDSFEDASILLEELQLFDNQVYGVAHGLLMGYRENVWVQAQSLFDEVKLMDFSTASAFYNALTDMLWHYGQKRGALLVVLEGKRRQVWENVWSDSCLDLHLMSSGAARAMVHAWLLNIRSIVFDGHKLPKLLSILTGWGKHSKVVGHSALRRAVEALLTSMGAPFQLARCNLGRFISRGSVVAAWLRESGTLKVLVLHDDRTPPENVRVDQVSNLQMLPL, encoded by the exons ATGGCGTCAACGCCACCACACTGCTCAATTACTGCAAACAAGCGTAATCAGAACCACCAGAAACGCTGCCGacgttggaccaatcacaatgtTTCTCTTGCTAAACCCCCTCTCCCTTCCTCCCCCCACAATGCACCAAAACCAGGTGCTTCCACCGCCGCCACTACTAATGCCCAGAACCAACCCTTCCCTTCTCTCGCCACTCTTCAATCACAAAAATCTCAGCTCGCCGCCGATTTTTCGGGTCGCCGACGATTCGTGTCCAAGCTACACATTGGGCGCCCAAAATCCACTCTGAGTATCCGCCATACCTTAGTCGCGGAGGAAGCTTTGCAGCACGTGGTCCTGTATGGGAAAGATGATCAGACCCTTGAGAATGTGTTGCTTAATTTCGAGTCTCGGCTCTGTAGCTCCGATGATTATACTTTCTTGCTTCGAAAGCTTGGAGACAGAGGAGACTCTTCTAAAGCGATCCGATGCTTCGAGTTTGCAATGAGAAGGGAAAAGAGGAAGAACGAGCAAGGAAAATTAGCTAGTGCCATGATTAGTACTCTCGGTAGATTAGGTAAAGTGGAGCTTGCAGAGGCTGTATTTGAGACTGCTCTTAGAGAGGGATATGGTAACACTGTTTATACTTTTTCTGCTTTAATTAGTGCTTATGGGAAAAGTGGTTATTGGAATGATGCTTTTAAGGTTTTTTATTCAATGGAGGCTTATGGGCTAAAGCCAAATTTAGTCTCTTACAATGCTGTGATTGATGCGTGTGCCATAGGGGGTGTGGAGTTTAAGAAGGCAGTGGAGATTTTTGATGAGATGTTTAAAAATGGAGTGCAACCAGACCTAATTACATTTAATTCGCTGCTTTCCGTGTGTAGTAGGGGAGGGCAATGGGAGGCAGCAAGGAATTTGTTTACTGAATTGATAAATAGAGGGATTGACCTAGATATATTCACTTATAATACAATTGTGGATGCATTCTGTAAAGCAGGGCAAATGGACGCGGCTCTTGAGATCATATCTGAGATGCCTGGTAAGAATGTATTGCCTAATGTTGTTACTTACAGTACCATGGTTCGTGGATACGGTAAAGCTGGTAGATTAGATGAAGCACTTAATCTGTTCAACAAAATGAAGTTTTTGGGGCTTAGTTTGgatttaatttcatataatactttgGTTTCTGCTTTTGCCATGCTTGGAAGGTTTGAGGAGGCTTGGGATGTTTGTAAGGAGATGGAGAATTCTGGTATTAGGAAAGATGTTGCGACTTACAATGCGCTTTTGGGTGGGTATGGAAAACAACGCATGTATGATGAGGTGAGGGAAGTGTTTAAGGAGATGAAAGAGGCATGCATATCACCTAATTTGCTAACTTATTCAACCTTGATTGATGTTTACTCAAAAGGTGGTCTGTATGAGGAAGCAATGGAGATTTTTAGGGAGTTTGAGAAGGCAGGATTGAAGGCTGATGTTGTTCTTTATACTGCACTTATAGATACCATGTGCAAGAATGGATTAGTGGAATCTGCTGTGACTTTACTTGATGAGATGACTAAAGAGGGAATCAGGCCTAATGTTGTCACTTATAATTCTATAATTGATGCTTTTGGCTTGTCAGCAATCACACAGCACGTGGTTGATGATGCTGGTGAAGCCAGTGAATTTCAAGTTAAGTCTTCATCTTCAAGTGTTGTTCAGGAAGCTACTGAAAGTAGGGTGACTGATAGGGAGGATGATAGGATCATAAAGATTTTTGGGAAGCTTGCTGCTGAGAAGGCAAGTCAAGAAAATAACTGTGGCAGGCAGGAATTATTGTGCATTTTGGGTGTCTTTCAAAAGATGCGTGAGCTGGAGATCAAACCAAATGTCGTCACGTTCTCTTCCATCTTAAATGCTTGCAG TCGCTGTGATTCCTTTGAAGATGCTTCGATTTTATTGGAGGAGCTTCAATTATTTGATAATCAGGTGTATGGTGTGGCACACGGACTTCTAATGGGTTATAGAGAGAATGTTTGGGTGCAAGCACAATCCCTATTTGATGAAGTAAAATTAATGGACTTTTCAACAGCATCTGCCTTTTATAATGCTTTGACTGACATGCTATGGCACTATGGTCAG AAACGAGGGGCCCTACTGGTTGTGCTAGAAGGGAAACGTAGACAAGTATGGGAGAATGTCTGGAGTGATTCTTGCTTAGATTTGCATTTGATGTCTTCTGGGGCTGCTCGGGCAATGGTTCATGCATGGTTGCTGAACATACGCTCTATTGTGTTTGATGGCCATAAGTTGCCAAAATTGTTAAG CATTTTGACTGGATGGGGCAAACACAGCAAAGTAGTAGGTCATAGTGCACTAAGGCGAGCTGTTGAAGCGCTTCTAACTAGCATGGGTGCACCTTTTCAGTTAGCCAGATGCAATTTAGGTCGATTTATATCAAGAGGATCTGTTGTTGCTGCCTGGTTAAGAGAATCTGGCACACTAAAAGTGCTTGTACTTCATGATGATAGAACGCCTCCTGAAAATGTGAGGGTTGATCAGGTCTCTAATTTACAGATGCTTCCCTTGTAG